The window CGGGACGCCGACCTGATCTCCGCCGCGCGCCGCGCCGCCGAGACGGTGATCTCGGACGACCCCGCCCTGCTGCGGCATCCGGCTCTGGCTCAGGCGATCGAGCGGCGCATCGGTAACGTCGAACGCGCCGCGTTGGCACGCACCTGAGGCGACGTCCCGGCTCGCGCACGCCAGGGAGGCGGCGGCCCGTCGATAGGGTGGTCGCATGAACAGCAGGATCGCCGTCGTCCCCGGATCGTTCGACCCGCCGACGCTCGGGCACCTCGATGTCATCCGCCGTGCGGCGCGTCTGTACGAGCAGCTGCACGTCCTCGTCGTTCACAACCCCGACAAGGAGGCGATGCTCCCGATCGCGCAACGCCTGTCGCTTCTGGAGCAGTCGGTCGCCGAGAGTGACATCGACAGCGATGTGGTCATCGCCTCGTGGAGCATGGGACTGCTGGTGGACTACGCCGCCGACGTCGACGCCGGCGTGCTTGTCAAGGGCATCCGTTCGCAGATCGATGTCGCCTACGAGACCCCGATGGCCATCGTGAACCGGCACCTCGCCCATGTCGAGACGGTCTTCCTCCTTCCCGATCCCGCGCATGCCATGGTCTCGAGCTCGCTCGTCCGCCAGGTGGCGGCGCTCGGCGGCGATGTGTCGCCGTTCGTCCCGCCCGCCGTCGCCCGCTTCCTGGTCGCCCACGATCTGTCCGGCTGAGCCGAGGTCCCGGCGGGCGGGTAACATGGTCGCCCGTGACCAGACGGCTGAACGGACCCTTCGTCATCCCGGTGCGAGACATCGTCCGCCGACCCGGCGAGATGCGCGA of the Microbacterium invictum genome contains:
- the coaD gene encoding pantetheine-phosphate adenylyltransferase, translating into MNSRIAVVPGSFDPPTLGHLDVIRRAARLYEQLHVLVVHNPDKEAMLPIAQRLSLLEQSVAESDIDSDVVIASWSMGLLVDYAADVDAGVLVKGIRSQIDVAYETPMAIVNRHLAHVETVFLLPDPAHAMVSSSLVRQVAALGGDVSPFVPPAVARFLVAHDLSG